From the genome of Bacteroides sp. MSB163, one region includes:
- a CDS encoding helix-turn-helix domain-containing protein, with the protein MNPLLTTKAETFRSGSDNLEFYHNRLVKLTNGVLMFCSSGEAEITIDLEKHHIIPNTNITLLPGSILSLRSASQDFRIHYFAYSGEMMKVACFRLDPAFMHFMKENSCYTHTRLETIRPILGMIEASAAIYADKENQFRESIAQNLLQILFLDTYDKVQRYFTKEQLEGGNRKGQLFKKFIHLVHTNCTAQRDVAFYAEQLCISTRYLSAITKEVGQISAKEIIDEFLTLEIKVALQSTNLSLKEIADRYNFPDQSFFGRYFKKHTGMSPKEYRAKRI; encoded by the coding sequence ATGAATCCATTATTAACCACGAAAGCAGAAACCTTCAGATCCGGAAGCGATAACCTGGAATTTTATCACAACCGACTCGTCAAACTGACGAATGGAGTCCTTATGTTCTGTTCCAGCGGAGAAGCGGAAATCACCATAGATTTGGAGAAGCATCACATTATACCGAATACGAATATCACGTTATTGCCCGGTTCTATTCTTTCACTCAGATCGGCCAGTCAAGACTTCCGGATACACTATTTCGCCTATTCGGGCGAAATGATGAAGGTCGCCTGTTTCCGTCTGGATCCGGCATTCATGCATTTCATGAAAGAGAATTCCTGTTATACACATACCAGGCTCGAAACAATACGCCCCATCCTGGGAATGATAGAGGCAAGTGCTGCTATTTATGCCGACAAGGAAAACCAATTCCGCGAAAGCATTGCCCAGAACTTGCTTCAGATATTATTTTTGGATACCTATGATAAAGTGCAGCGATACTTCACCAAAGAGCAATTGGAAGGAGGGAACCGGAAAGGGCAACTGTTCAAAAAGTTCATTCACCTGGTACATACTAATTGTACCGCACAACGAGATGTAGCCTTTTATGCCGAGCAACTTTGTATTTCTACACGTTACCTTTCTGCTATAACTAAAGAGGTAGGCCAGATTTCCGCTAAAGAAATTATCGATGAATTCCTCACATTGGAAATCAAAGTTGCCCTGCAATCCACCAACCTCTCACTGAAAGAGATAGCCGACCGATATAATTTTCCCGACCAGTCGTTCTTCGGACGGTACTTCAAGAAGCATACGGGGATGTCACCGAAGGAATATAGGGCAAAAAGAATATGA
- a CDS encoding glycoside hydrolase family 20 protein has translation MRKLNHALLAGALALACASCTAEKEANYQVIPLPQEVSLTQRNPFKLNENVLIAYPENNALLQRNAEFLSEYIQQATNYAPKIKAIAAGEQVKNAIVLGLDPGIANKEGYVLTTTPEGISINGQTENGVFYGIQTLRKSIPAEAKGATVLIPAGEIKDEPRFSYRGMHLDVGRHFFPKEFIKKYIDLLALHNMNTFHWHLTEDQGWRIEIKKYPKLTEIGSQRSRTVIGRNTQEYDNTPYGGFYTQEEAKEIVKYAQERYITIIPEVDLPGHMLAALAAYPEMGCTGGPYEVCPRWGVFEDVLCIGNDKTMQFLEDVMSEIIEIFPSEYVHIGGDEAPRTRWEKCPKCQARIKAEGLKADKKHTAEDRLQSYCMTRIEKFLNSKGRRIIGWDEILEGDVAPNATVMSWRGASGGIEAAQMGHDVIMTPNTYCYFDYYQTADTKDEPLGIGGYVPIEKVYSLDPTFDLNEEQKKHIIGAQANLWTEYITTTEHVEYMVLPRMAALAEVQWTQPEKKDFKDFTKRLARLMKFYQRDGFNYAKHVFDLKVDFTPDVAKKAVVVTLSTIDDAPIYYTLDGTEPTTASLKYTEPVAITETADFQAVVIRPEGKSKVVNKKISFNKATYCPIELTFQPSEKYKFGGAITLVDGMKGNDSYATGAWLGFVGGDVEAIIDLGQETKIKRVATNAIVDMSAWIMGSTGLVVSVSDDNKEFREVAVKDIPAETNIDKKGVENYEITFDPVKARYVKVVIKRSPALPKGHAGEGKAAYMFIDEIEVD, from the coding sequence ATGAGAAAACTTAACCACGCACTTCTTGCAGGTGCTCTCGCCTTGGCATGCGCTTCGTGTACCGCGGAGAAAGAAGCTAACTACCAAGTGATACCTCTCCCCCAAGAGGTAAGTTTAACCCAGAGAAATCCGTTCAAACTGAACGAAAATGTTCTCATCGCTTATCCGGAAAACAATGCCTTATTGCAACGCAATGCTGAGTTCCTGTCGGAGTACATCCAACAAGCCACGAACTATGCACCGAAAATAAAGGCCATCGCAGCAGGAGAACAGGTAAAAAATGCAATTGTACTGGGACTCGACCCGGGCATTGCAAACAAGGAGGGCTATGTGCTGACTACCACCCCCGAAGGAATCAGCATCAACGGACAAACCGAAAACGGAGTGTTCTATGGCATCCAGACTTTACGCAAATCCATTCCCGCCGAAGCCAAAGGAGCAACCGTCCTGATACCGGCAGGTGAAATTAAGGACGAACCGCGCTTCAGTTATCGTGGCATGCACCTTGACGTAGGACGTCACTTCTTCCCCAAAGAGTTTATAAAGAAATATATAGACTTGCTGGCACTGCACAATATGAATACTTTCCACTGGCACCTGACTGAAGACCAGGGCTGGCGTATTGAGATTAAGAAATATCCGAAACTTACGGAAATAGGTTCTCAACGCAGTCGTACGGTAATCGGAAGAAACACACAAGAGTATGACAATACGCCGTATGGTGGTTTCTATACACAGGAAGAAGCTAAAGAAATCGTGAAGTATGCGCAGGAACGTTACATCACGATAATTCCGGAAGTAGACTTGCCGGGACATATGCTTGCCGCATTAGCTGCTTATCCGGAAATGGGGTGTACAGGCGGTCCATATGAAGTATGTCCTCGTTGGGGCGTATTTGAAGACGTACTCTGCATCGGTAATGATAAAACCATGCAATTCCTGGAAGACGTAATGAGTGAAATCATCGAAATATTCCCATCAGAATATGTACATATCGGTGGTGATGAAGCTCCACGTACCCGTTGGGAAAAATGTCCGAAATGCCAGGCACGTATCAAAGCGGAAGGGCTGAAAGCTGATAAAAAACATACCGCAGAAGATCGCCTGCAAAGTTATTGCATGACACGTATCGAGAAGTTCCTGAACAGCAAGGGACGCCGGATTATCGGCTGGGACGAAATTCTGGAAGGCGATGTAGCCCCCAATGCGACAGTAATGTCATGGCGCGGAGCATCCGGAGGCATAGAAGCGGCACAAATGGGGCATGATGTAATTATGACGCCCAACACCTATTGTTATTTCGATTATTATCAGACGGCAGACACCAAGGATGAACCGCTGGGTATCGGTGGATATGTACCCATAGAAAAGGTGTATAGTCTGGATCCTACTTTCGATCTGAATGAAGAACAGAAAAAACATATTATTGGTGCCCAAGCCAACTTATGGACAGAGTACATAACTACCACAGAACACGTGGAATACATGGTATTGCCCCGTATGGCTGCCCTTGCCGAAGTACAATGGACACAGCCCGAAAAGAAGGATTTCAAAGATTTCACTAAACGTCTGGCCCGCCTGATGAAGTTCTATCAAAGAGATGGTTTCAACTATGCCAAGCATGTATTCGATCTGAAGGTCGACTTCACACCGGATGTTGCCAAGAAAGCGGTAGTAGTTACATTGAGTACTATTGATGACGCTCCTATTTATTATACATTAGATGGGACCGAACCGACTACAGCTTCATTGAAATACACAGAACCTGTTGCCATTACTGAAACAGCAGATTTCCAGGCAGTGGTTATCCGCCCGGAAGGAAAGAGCAAAGTGGTGAATAAAAAGATTTCTTTCAATAAGGCTACATATTGCCCTATCGAACTGACCTTCCAGCCTTCGGAAAAATATAAATTCGGAGGTGCTATCACCTTAGTAGATGGTATGAAGGGAAACGATAGCTATGCCACCGGAGCCTGGTTAGGTTTTGTAGGTGGTGATGTGGAAGCCATCATCGACCTGGGACAGGAAACAAAAATCAAACGGGTAGCTACGAACGCCATTGTCGATATGAGTGCCTGGATTATGGGAAGTACAGGGTTGGTAGTCTCTGTATCTGACGATAATAAAGAGTTCCGCGAAGTAGCCGTTAAGGATATTCCTGCTGAAACAAATATTGATAAGAAAGGTGTGGAAAACTATGAGATAACTTTTGATCCGGTAAAAGCACGGTATGTGAAAGTTGTTATCAAGCGTAGCCCTGCCCTGCCGAAAGGACATGCAGGCGAAGGAAAAGCTGCTTATATGTTCATTGACGAAATAGAGGTGGATTAG